The Eublepharis macularius isolate TG4126 chromosome 3, MPM_Emac_v1.0, whole genome shotgun sequence genome has a window encoding:
- the LOC129326634 gene encoding matrix metalloproteinase-18-like, with the protein MKYVLLCTALFLLCRFSFPSPIPAAQSTEDLKSIEVYLDKFFPSIYKSDSRTLEERIMEMQKFFHLTVTGKMDAETGKVMKQPRCGVPDVAQYRASPQVWTKKVLTYRINNYTPDLPKSRVEQIIRQALNVWSEVTPLTFQRTYGPADIEISFAYGAHGDYNPFDGRGGTLAHAYFPGRDIGGDAHFDESERWSESNREVNLFLVAAHEFGHSLGLEHSNVRGALMFPTYYYVNPNSFRLPLDDKQRIWRLYGKRK; encoded by the exons ATGAAGTACGTCCTTCTCTGCACTGCTCTTTTTCTGCTTTGCCGTTTTTCCTTCCCGAGCCCCATCCCTGCAGCACAAAGCACGGAGGATCTGAAGTCTATAGAG gtctATCTCGACAAGTTCTTCCCATCCATTTACAAATCAGACAGTCGTACGCTAGAAGAACGGATCATGGAAATGCAGAAATTCTTCCATTTGACTGTAACTGGAAAGATGGATGCTGAAACAGGAAAGGTAATGAAACAACCCCGGTGTGGAGTCCCAGATGTGGCACAATATCGAGCAAGCCCACAAGTATGGACCAAGAAAGTGCTGACTTACAG AATTAATAATTATACACCGGACCTGCCTAAATCCAGAGTGGAACAAATCATAAGACAGGCACTGAATGTGTGGAGCGAAGTGACGCCATTGACATTCCAGAGAACTTACGGACCTGCCGATATTGAAATTAGTTTTGCATATGGTG CTCATGGTGACTACAATCCTTTTGATGGAAGAGGGGGAACTTTGGCTCATGCTTATTTTCCTGGAAGAGACATAGGAGGAGATGCCCACTTTGATGAGAGTGAGAGGTGGTCAGAATCCAATAGAG AAGTCAACCTCTTCCTTGTGGCTGCACATGAATTTGGTCATTCCTTGGGACTGGAACATTCAAACGTCCGTGGTGCCTTGATGTTCCCTACTTATTATTATGTGAACCCAAACTCCTTCCGTCTTCCCCTTGATGATAagcaaagaatttggagattatACG gaaagagaaaataa